In Cryptomeria japonica chromosome 10, Sugi_1.0, whole genome shotgun sequence, a genomic segment contains:
- the LOC131029983 gene encoding NAD(P)H:quinone oxidoreductase, which produces MSSSSCFCFSNLFSCRRSRKHNSKIVDEANGVGNGPCIKKVFKVLAISGSLRNASCTHGLLRAAQKHAQNDPSLRMEIEIVSVDEMRSLPRLDPGLAVKNEKAGKGQNYYTYPAAVESFIKKVKAADCIIFSCPEYNYSITGVLKDALDWACIGPDNAWTGKAAAIMAVGGQDARGCRGTYHLRQIGVKLDLNIINKELFALHNPKSNEVIFDEKTGDLIDDQGSKNHPAAKINSRVKTILAALLQFAEKFPIDHSSD; this is translated from the exons ATGTCTAGTAGCAGCTGCTTTTGCTTCAGTAACCTGTTTTCTTGTAGAAGATCAAGAAAACATAACAGCAAAATTGTGGATGAAGCGAATGGCGTAGGCAATGGACCTTGTATCAAGAAAGTTTTCAAGGTTCTGGCCATTAGTGGGTCCTTGAGAAATGCATCCTGTACTCATGGGCTGCTCAGAGCTG CTCAGAAACATGCTCAAAATGACCCAAGTTTAAGAATGGAGATTGAGATTGTGAGTGTTGATGAAATGAGGAGTCTCCCTAGACTGGACCCTGGCCTTGCTGTTAAGAATGAAAAAGCTGGGAAAGGGCAGAATTATTATACTTATCCTGCAGCAGTAGAGTCCTTTATTAAGAAAGTTAAGGCAGCAGACTGTATAATATTTTCCTGCCCAGAATACAACTACTCCATCACtg GTGTATTGAAGGATGCTCTGGATTGGGCCTGTATTGGTCCTGATAATGCATGGACAGGGAAAGCAGCTGCTATAATGGCCGTGGGAGGACAAGATGCGCGGGGTTGCAGGGGTACTTATCATCTCAGACAAATTGGGGTGAAGCTCGATCTGAACATCATTAACAAGGAGTTGTTTGCTCTTCACAACCCTAAATCCAATGAAGTGATATTTGATGAAAAGACTGGAGATCTAATCGATGATCAAGGAAGCAAAAATCATCCAGCTGCCAAAATAAACAGCCGGGTGAAGACCATTCTTGCTGCTCTGCTACAGTTTGCAGAGAAATTTCCAATAGATCATAGCAGCGACTAA